In Candidatus Eisenbacteria bacterium, a single genomic region encodes these proteins:
- a CDS encoding SPFH/Band 7/PHB domain protein, which yields MILIIIAVVLFIFLTGIRIVRPTHRGLVERLGKYQRFARPGFNWVIPIIERMIRVNITEQMIDAQPQEIITNDNLNASVDAQVYFKVKADEESVKASQYNVNDYIYQIVNLARTTLRNIIGTLTLKSANSERDRINRELLTTLSQETRNWGMEIVRTELKEIDPPKDVQETMNKVVKAENEKIAALDFANAREREADGMKRAEIKKAEGVK from the coding sequence ATGATCCTCATCATCATCGCCGTCGTCCTTTTCATCTTCCTCACGGGAATCCGGATCGTCCGCCCCACGCACCGGGGTCTCGTCGAGCGTCTCGGCAAGTACCAGCGCTTCGCCCGTCCCGGGTTCAACTGGGTGATTCCGATCATCGAGAGGATGATCCGCGTGAACATCACCGAACAGATGATCGACGCGCAGCCGCAGGAGATCATCACCAACGACAACCTGAACGCGAGCGTCGATGCACAGGTCTACTTCAAGGTGAAGGCAGACGAGGAGAGCGTGAAGGCCTCGCAATACAACGTGAACGACTACATCTACCAGATCGTGAACCTCGCCCGCACGACGCTCCGGAACATCATCGGGACGCTCACCTTGAAATCGGCGAACAGCGAGCGGGACCGGATCAACCGAGAGCTTCTCACCACGCTGAGCCAAGAGACGAGGAATTGGGGGATGGAGATCGTCCGCACGGAGCTGAAGGAGATCGACCCGCCCAAGGACGTCCAAGAGACGATGAACAAGGTCGTGAAGGCGGAGAATGAGAAGATCGCCGCGCTCGACTTCGCGAACGCCCGGGAGCGCGAGGCGGACGGAATGAAGCGGGCGGAGATCAAGAAGGCGGAAGGGGTCAAG